CCTCACTTGCGGTTCCAGGCAGGGTTTTGTGCATCATAGAACCTTGTATGGATCCCCGAACGGGGTCGGGGATGACGGTACTTAAAGGATGTAGCGACCCCAATAGCTTGCGGAGCAGCTCGACAAAGCAATCAGAGTCACAACATTGTAGCGCATTCCCTAGATATAACTCTACAGTGCGCCCCTATGGGTTACCGCGGCTGCTTCGCTGTGCGCAGATACGGCTTGTGGATCTTGAATCCTTCGAATTTTTGCCGGGCATCTTCGTCGGAAACAGCGTTTGACACCACGATGTCGTCGCCCGGATTCCAGTTCGCCGGCGTGGAGACCGGGTGTTTGGCGGTCAGCTGAAGGGAGTCGAGTGTCCGCAGGATCTCGAAGAAATTGCGACCCGTCGTCATCGGATAGGTCATCATCATCTTGATCTTTTTATCGGGGCCGATGACAAAAACGGTGCGGACGGCCTGGTTCGTAGCCGGCGTGCGGCCTTCCGAGGTGCCGGTTTCCTCCGCCGGCAGCATGTTGAAGAGCTTGGCGACCGTCAGGTCCCGGTCCCCGATCATCGGGTAGTTAACCTTATGGCCC
The Rhodothermales bacterium DNA segment above includes these coding regions:
- a CDS encoding peroxiredoxin; this translates as MSLRINDVVPNFTAETTHGTIDFHQWLGDSWGILFSHPKDFTPVCTTELGTMAGLEPEFTKRNCKIIGLSVDPVENHQAWAKDIEETQGHKVNYPMIGDRDLTVAKLFNMLPAEETGTSEGRTPATNQAVRTVFVIGPDKKIKMMMTYPMTTGRNFFEILRTLDSLQLTAKHPVSTPANWNPGDDIVVSNAVSDEDARQKFEGFKIHKPYLRTAKQPR